A window from Chaetodon trifascialis isolate fChaTrf1 chromosome 5, fChaTrf1.hap1, whole genome shotgun sequence encodes these proteins:
- the cenpu gene encoding centromere protein U: protein MSTKKRRGAKMLKVLQDESQKGSDQVDSPDLSAIERASFLEGLQLCHGNPLHSTAMEEDLNVLQEGQTNKGKAGRKDIAQTLKTTVKQSGAAVKRKEMERGEENEKKRGRKSTAEKVKARPETEGETKRKKGASQGKRGELDVEKKKLDPSAVLLKSKQLTPPASRLKHLVGKKPSKRRSAGQASAARLGKNQQLKTDKKRKSESGSGMSSEQQSHEESDTGTTPQKRKRVQSPDKEMVDEDMSSNPSPKKAKVYSLDKTSKSSSIRSKSRKSSSGSASAEAEKTNADTERRRRRRGRRGETQFEVVLDSFLDFCQQYSESVESNAVKQSIDSFSSNVKEQLLEKISSHKEFKVLKRENAKVASLIRTKTQRLLDAKYELTRAERKAWLLQKEKAELKVRLADLRRGRAFLHDISELNRQYLQFRHKHPKEQETYGASSLPALLLETKYIHLAVHQLGGKTDLKKD from the exons ATGAG taccaaaaagagaagaggagccAAAATGCTCAAAGTACTACAAGATGAGAGTCAA AAAGGATCAGATCAGGTGGATTCTCCAGACCTGTCTGCTATAGAGAGAGCGAGCTTCCTGGAgggactgcagctctgtcatg GTAACCCTCTGCACAGTACTGCCATGGAGGAAGATTTAAATGTCTTACAGGAAGGACAGACGAACAAAGGAAAAGCTGGGAGAAAGGACATTGCTCAGACACTGAAGACTACTGTTAAACAGAGCGGAGCTGCTgtgaagaggaaggagatggagaggggtgaagagaatgagaagaagagggggaggaaaagtACTGCAGAGAAGGTCAAAGCCAG GCctgagacagaaggagaaacaaagagaaagaagggTGCATCTCaggggaaaagaggagaatTAGATGTGGAGAAGAAGAAATTGGACCCAAGCGCCGTCCTCCTGAAAAGTAAACAGCTGACTCCACCAGCCAGCAGGCTCAAACATTTGGTTGGGAAGAAACCATCCAAGAGGAGGAGCGCCGGACAGGCGTCTGCAGCGAG GCTGGGGAAGAATCAGCAGTtgaagacagacaagaagagaaagagtgaaTCAGGAAGTGGAATGTCTAGTGAGCAACAGTCACAT GAGGAATCTGATACTGGCACGACCCCACAGAAACGCAAGAGAGTCCAGTCTCCTGATAAGGAGATGGTGGATGAGGACATGAGTTCG AATCCAAGTCCAAAGAAGGCCAAGGTGTACAGTTTGGACAAAACCAGCAAGTCTTCGTCCATTAGGTCTAAATCCAGAAAGTCTTCATCAG GAAGTGCatctgcagaggcagaaaagacCAACGCCgatacagagaggaggaggaggagacgtgGTCGTCGGGGAGAAACACAGTTTGAGGTGGTTCTGGATTCCTTCCTTGACTTCTGTCAACAGTACAG tgagTCTGTGGAGTCTAATGCAGTCAAACAGTCCATCGATTCTTTCTCCTCCAATGTGAAAGAGCAACTCTTGGAAAAG aTATCTTCTCACAAGGAGTTCAAGGTTCTTAAAAGAGAAAATGCCAAG gtggcATCTTTGATCcggacaaagacacagagactgtTGGATGCCAAATATGAGCTAACCAG GGCTGAGAGGAAGGCATGGTTACTGCAAAAGGAGAAAGCTGAACTCAAAGTCAGATTAGCTGATCTGAGACGAGGCCGAGCCTTTCTGCACGACATCAGTGAGCTCAACAGACAATACCTGCAATTCCGACACAAGCACCCCAAAGAGCAAGAGAcg TATGGGGCGTCCAGCTTGCCAGCTCTGCTGTTGGAGACCAAATATATCCATCTAGCAGTGCATCAGCTGGGAGGCAAAACGGACCTGAAGAAAGACTGA